Proteins from a genomic interval of Zingiber officinale cultivar Zhangliang chromosome 2A, Zo_v1.1, whole genome shotgun sequence:
- the LOC122044452 gene encoding protein G1-like7 isoform X1, translating into MEPGEGPSSSSAAGDPPPPPPPPQAQPPPQQPAVLSRYESQKRRDWKTFLQYLKNHRPPLALERCSGAHVIEFLKYLDQFGKTKVHISGCTFFGQSKPPSSCACPLRQAWGSLDALIGRLRAAHEEESGGNQESNPLAARAVRIYLREVRDAQAEARGIPYQKKKKKKRKPPSSSFPPATPTSTAPDKLSSDASGGVAEI; encoded by the coding sequence ATGGAGCCCGGAGAAGGACCTTCTTCATCCTCTGCCGCCGgcgatcctcctcctcctcctcctcctcctcaagcTCAGCCGCCACCGCAGCAACCTGCAGTACTGAGCCGCTACGAGTCGCAGAAGAGGCGTGACTGGAAGACCTTCCTGCAGTACCTGAAGAACCACAGGCCGCCGCTGGCGCTTGAGCGGTGCAGCGGCGCGCACGTCATCGAGTTTCTCAAGTACCTCGACCAGTTCGGGAAGACGAAGGTGCATATCTCCGGGTGCACCTTCTTCGGCCAGTCCAAACCTCCCTCCTCCTGCGCCTGCCCCCTCCGCCAGGCCTGGGGCTCCCTCGACGCCCTCATCGGCCGCCTCCGAGCCGCCCACGAGGAGGAGAGCGGCGGGAACCAGGAGTCCAACCCCTTAGCCGCCCGCGCCGTCCGAATCTACCTCCGCGAGGTCCGCGACGCCCAGGCCGAGGCCCGCGGCATCCCCtaccagaagaagaagaagaagaaacgcaAGCCGCCCTCTTCTTCCTTCCCGCCGGCTACTCCCACCTCGACGGCGCCGGACAAATTATCCTCAGATGCCTCCGGCGGCG
- the LOC122044452 gene encoding protein G1-like7 isoform X2: MEPGEGPSSSSAAGDPPPPPPPPQAQPPPQQPAVLSRYESQKRRDWKTFLQYLKNHRPPLALERCSGAHVIEFLKYLDQFGKTKVHISGCTFFGQSKPPSSCACPLRQAWGSLDALIGRLRAAHEEESGGNQESNPLAARAVRIYLREVRDAQAEARGIPYQKKKKKKRKPPSSSFPPATPTSTAPDKLSSDASGGGIK; the protein is encoded by the exons ATGGAGCCCGGAGAAGGACCTTCTTCATCCTCTGCCGCCGgcgatcctcctcctcctcctcctcctcctcaagcTCAGCCGCCACCGCAGCAACCTGCAGTACTGAGCCGCTACGAGTCGCAGAAGAGGCGTGACTGGAAGACCTTCCTGCAGTACCTGAAGAACCACAGGCCGCCGCTGGCGCTTGAGCGGTGCAGCGGCGCGCACGTCATCGAGTTTCTCAAGTACCTCGACCAGTTCGGGAAGACGAAGGTGCATATCTCCGGGTGCACCTTCTTCGGCCAGTCCAAACCTCCCTCCTCCTGCGCCTGCCCCCTCCGCCAGGCCTGGGGCTCCCTCGACGCCCTCATCGGCCGCCTCCGAGCCGCCCACGAGGAGGAGAGCGGCGGGAACCAGGAGTCCAACCCCTTAGCCGCCCGCGCCGTCCGAATCTACCTCCGCGAGGTCCGCGACGCCCAGGCCGAGGCCCGCGGCATCCCCtaccagaagaagaagaagaagaaacgcaAGCCGCCCTCTTCTTCCTTCCCGCCGGCTACTCCCACCTCGACGGCGCCGGACAAATTATCCTCAGATGCCTCCGGCGGCG GGATTAAATGA